A genomic stretch from Methylophilus medardicus includes:
- a CDS encoding acyltransferase family protein: protein MEKNNFDSVRICLALIVVLAHIYALTLFDEFRFLERIFDSNFAVKGFFAISGYLVTLSYFSSRSNLVFYEKRIRRIYPAYIISVCFCLIIGAIISQLSILDFLKSYETIKYLISNALFLNFIQPSLPRVFHNHPIVSLNGALWTIKVEVMLYLCLPMIIFFYKRIGLLKTTITIFILSVIWVYFFTFCFNGVKGEEIARQFPGQLSYFIVGSFLAVNHQKIKISLWITLLSIIALCYTSNPIARLIINPLTYTIIVIFLSTNALPKINAGKFGDISYGIYLFHFPIIQLTLHLGLFAPNPWFGFIVSLLTTLLFATCSWHFVEKRFLKRNSHYITSSMS, encoded by the coding sequence ATGGAAAAAAACAACTTTGATAGTGTAAGAATTTGCTTAGCTTTGATTGTTGTCTTAGCGCACATCTACGCGCTTACATTATTTGATGAATTCAGATTTTTGGAGCGTATTTTTGACTCAAATTTTGCTGTAAAGGGTTTTTTTGCGATTAGCGGTTATCTTGTCACACTAAGCTACTTCAGTAGTCGAAGTAATCTTGTATTTTATGAAAAAAGGATTCGCAGAATATACCCTGCCTATATTATCTCTGTATGTTTCTGCCTCATTATTGGTGCAATCATTTCACAATTAAGCATATTAGATTTTTTGAAATCTTACGAAACGATTAAATATCTAATTTCAAATGCACTATTCTTAAACTTCATCCAACCCAGCCTTCCTAGGGTGTTCCACAATCACCCAATAGTATCCTTGAACGGTGCTTTATGGACCATAAAAGTTGAGGTAATGCTATATTTATGCTTGCCTATGATAATCTTTTTTTACAAGAGAATTGGCTTACTGAAGACCACTATTACCATTTTCATTTTAAGTGTTATTTGGGTTTATTTTTTTACGTTTTGCTTTAATGGCGTAAAAGGAGAAGAAATAGCACGTCAATTTCCTGGTCAACTTTCCTATTTCATTGTGGGGTCATTTCTTGCAGTTAATCACCAAAAAATCAAAATTTCTCTTTGGATTACTCTGCTTTCAATTATCGCCCTCTGTTATACGAGCAATCCTATCGCTAGGCTTATTATTAATCCATTGACTTACACAATCATCGTGATTTTTCTATCAACAAACGCACTCCCTAAAATCAATGCTGGAAAATTTGGAGACATCTCCTACGGTATTTATTTATTCCACTTCCCGATCATTCAACTGACCTTGCACCTTGGACTTTTCGCACCTAATCCATGGTTTGGTTTTATCGTATCTTTGCTCACTACATTATTATTTGCCACATGCTCTTGGCATTTTGTGGAGAAAAGGTTTCTGAAAAGAAACTCTCACTACATAACTTCTTCGATGAGCTAG
- a CDS encoding sugar 3,4-ketoisomerase — protein sequence MSLNDSKIIELPKIMDHRGNLTFIESDRHIPFDIKRVYYLYDVPGGASRAAHGHRGLSQLMISMSGSFDVTLDDGFEKKKFHLNRSYYGLYIPPMIWRDLDNFSSGAVCMVLASDFYDEGDYFRDYDNFLNEARKGHK from the coding sequence ATGTCACTTAACGACTCTAAGATAATTGAGCTTCCTAAAATTATGGACCATAGGGGCAACCTGACTTTCATTGAGAGCGACAGGCACATACCTTTCGATATAAAACGTGTCTATTATTTATATGATGTGCCTGGTGGAGCATCGCGAGCAGCACATGGACACCGAGGTTTAAGTCAGTTGATGATTTCAATGTCTGGTAGTTTTGATGTGACGCTGGATGATGGATTCGAAAAGAAAAAATTTCACCTTAATCGCTCTTATTACGGGCTTTACATACCACCTATGATTTGGCGTGATTTAGATAATTTTTCTTCCGGTGCTGTTTGCATGGTGCTCGCCTCTGATTTTTATGATGAGGGGGATTATTTCCGTGACTACGATAATTTTTTGAATGAGGCCAGAAAGGGCCATAAGTAA
- a CDS encoding FkbM family methyltransferase has protein sequence MILGLPSDKRVVQWPNESLRFCELFLGENTHLKYIMGRNIYTEALCNLIKVDGIVDDFTTETNYKGLPIIKVQDIPPKSMVLNASGGRPLSAKYKLDSVGLSNLDYFAFYQITRLALPEVRFNEGFEHEYLDNKQKYAWIYDLLNDEKSKEQFLKLINFRFSHDIVHLNGFTQKEDIQYFEDFLDLKQKGETFIDVGAYDGFTSKEFIKRCPNYEQVFAFEPDSTNFKKCSESLAAFPNVSCMPIGLSNRKGILQFDVSGSASKISDSGTVKIAVDRLDDVLKCKPTFIKMDIEGGESAAIEGATQTILDNHPRLAISVYHSAGDFWRIPHQILSIRSDYDIKLRHYTESIYETVMFFLPKQ, from the coding sequence ATGATTTTGGGTTTACCTTCTGATAAAAGAGTTGTTCAGTGGCCAAATGAATCTTTGCGATTTTGTGAGTTATTTTTGGGTGAAAACACGCACCTAAAATACATTATGGGTCGCAATATTTATACCGAAGCCCTTTGCAACCTTATAAAAGTCGACGGAATAGTGGATGACTTCACCACCGAGACCAACTACAAAGGACTGCCTATTATCAAGGTTCAAGATATACCTCCTAAAAGTATGGTTCTCAATGCTTCAGGTGGTCGACCACTATCTGCGAAATATAAATTGGATTCTGTTGGATTATCAAACCTTGATTACTTCGCTTTTTATCAAATTACAAGGCTTGCACTACCTGAGGTTAGATTTAACGAGGGCTTTGAGCACGAGTATTTAGATAATAAACAAAAATATGCTTGGATCTACGATTTGCTAAATGACGAAAAGTCAAAAGAACAATTTCTAAAGTTAATTAATTTCAGATTCTCACATGACATAGTTCATTTAAATGGATTTACACAAAAGGAAGATATTCAATATTTTGAGGACTTTTTAGATTTAAAACAAAAAGGTGAAACCTTCATTGATGTAGGCGCTTACGATGGATTCACCAGTAAAGAGTTCATAAAGCGTTGTCCAAATTACGAACAAGTTTTCGCTTTCGAACCTGACAGCACAAATTTCAAAAAATGTTCTGAAAGTTTAGCCGCATTTCCGAATGTGAGTTGCATGCCAATCGGGTTATCAAATCGCAAAGGTATTTTGCAATTTGATGTATCAGGGTCTGCATCGAAAATCTCTGATTCAGGCACTGTCAAAATAGCTGTTGACCGATTGGATGATGTACTGAAATGCAAGCCAACCTTTATTAAGATGGATATAGAGGGTGGTGAGTCTGCTGCAATTGAGGGTGCAACTCAAACCATACTCGATAACCACCCCAGATTAGCTATTTCTGTCTATCATTCTGCCGGGGATTTTTGGAGAATACCACATCAAATCCTTTCAATACGTTCAGATTACGACATTAAACTGAGACATTACACTGAGAGTATTTATGAAACTGTAATGTTTTTCTTACCAAAGCAATAA
- a CDS encoding glycosyltransferase family 61 protein, producing MTDFLVKHNKQGYLFDTGGVCSIKGPKFIGKYPFVPIADANVELKLPKIEVVQLHHAEVIGGTNFILLDGYIIYPDEFIPERDVCPAELNGIAKINLDSKTISITRGKAKHVDTAISLLGSCTGNYSHWLTETLPRILFADQVADFKDYPILVDAWIHPNFIESLMLLNKNQRQIIKVKRWERYKTNSLVDISPSAYVPPELRYYLKNKLLKAPRSDYFTFSKFALNELRKEIFNALNLHQNLNASYPKKIFLTRSRESTGNSRIVINIDEVERELVKYGYSSIDPAKLSFSQQVMLFSNAEKIVSPLGAALANTIFSNEKCKIIGLSPYYENANYYFFSNFMGALNHEIYYVLGLQISRGGHLLHKDFKINIDALVEALDFFEKI from the coding sequence ATGACTGATTTTTTAGTTAAACACAATAAACAAGGTTATTTATTTGATACAGGGGGTGTCTGTTCAATCAAAGGACCAAAATTTATAGGCAAATATCCTTTTGTGCCAATTGCGGATGCAAACGTTGAGCTAAAACTTCCCAAGATTGAAGTCGTCCAGTTACATCATGCAGAGGTGATTGGCGGAACAAATTTTATCCTATTGGATGGATATATTATTTATCCAGATGAATTTATTCCTGAAAGAGACGTTTGCCCTGCTGAACTTAATGGTATTGCTAAGATTAATCTCGATAGTAAAACTATTTCAATAACTCGGGGTAAAGCTAAGCATGTAGACACGGCGATTTCTCTACTTGGATCGTGCACCGGCAACTACTCACATTGGCTAACTGAAACTTTACCAAGAATATTATTTGCTGATCAAGTTGCTGACTTCAAAGATTACCCAATATTAGTGGATGCTTGGATACATCCTAATTTTATTGAATCTTTGATGCTGCTAAACAAGAATCAAAGGCAGATTATTAAAGTTAAGCGCTGGGAAAGGTACAAAACAAACTCGCTGGTAGACATATCTCCTTCCGCATATGTTCCACCAGAGCTTAGGTATTATCTAAAAAACAAGTTATTGAAAGCACCAAGGTCGGACTATTTCACTTTTTCTAAATTTGCTTTGAATGAGTTGCGAAAAGAGATTTTCAACGCTTTAAATCTTCATCAGAATTTAAATGCCTCTTATCCAAAAAAAATATTTTTAACAAGATCTCGTGAGAGTACAGGTAATTCTAGAATTGTTATAAATATTGATGAGGTGGAAAGAGAGCTTGTTAAATACGGTTACAGCTCAATTGATCCGGCAAAACTATCATTTAGCCAGCAAGTAATGCTGTTTTCAAATGCTGAAAAAATAGTGTCACCCTTAGGAGCTGCCTTAGCAAATACAATTTTTTCTAATGAAAAATGTAAAATTATTGGTTTATCTCCTTATTATGAAAATGCAAATTACTATTTTTTTTCTAACTTCATGGGAGCACTAAATCATGAAATATATTACGTCTTAGGTTTACAAATCAGTCGGGGCGGACATCTATTACACAAAGACTTCAAGATAAATATTGACGCATTAGTTGAGGCCTTAGACTTCTTTGAAAAAATCTAA
- a CDS encoding glycosyltransferase family 61 protein — MNTIKFFADFYRRFLSQFLIFRLIKHLLLFLVKKNRKLRAMHSRSVLSGSYKWIALAETQGIIFRQCITAPEKIFLPSPSFTGFGAAEASMRTPTRDHTFPEIAIFSFDGATIVGGTDFVLQGNQMIHHDLYIPSEHQCPAENIGLIDRHKDNKTVDLWLTLAPSSLESGVSMISQCSGNYAHWLTETLPKLALLDSIALFDRTPLLIDDHLHPNIIQSLNLLNKKNRQVITVSKWAPVTVNQLIAISNPGYERYASNGLLSKEPEPYVNKFSAYALKLLRESIINALLELKNSGQSHSDLVYLARSHSSKNLRQIINATELEAFLDAQHVQRVESDHLTFIQQVQACMSAKLIVSPIGAALTNMIFAPTGCKIICLSPYYDDANYFYYANLAATLGHEIHFVLGQQAPTDKHPMHKDYSINVELLKPYF, encoded by the coding sequence ATGAATACAATTAAGTTTTTTGCGGATTTTTACAGGAGGTTTTTGTCTCAGTTTTTGATATTTCGATTGATCAAACACTTACTACTTTTTTTGGTAAAAAAAAATCGTAAATTACGAGCCATGCATTCTCGAAGTGTTTTAAGCGGCTCATATAAATGGATCGCACTCGCCGAAACTCAGGGAATTATTTTTAGACAATGCATTACTGCTCCCGAAAAAATATTTTTGCCTTCCCCAAGTTTTACTGGTTTTGGTGCTGCCGAAGCGTCCATGCGCACGCCGACGAGGGATCATACCTTCCCTGAAATTGCCATCTTTTCTTTTGATGGTGCAACAATTGTTGGTGGTACAGATTTTGTGCTTCAGGGCAATCAGATGATCCACCACGATCTGTATATCCCTAGTGAACATCAATGTCCTGCAGAAAATATTGGTTTAATAGATCGCCATAAAGACAATAAGACTGTAGATCTTTGGTTGACTTTAGCGCCATCGAGCCTTGAATCAGGTGTTTCTATGATAAGTCAATGCAGCGGCAATTATGCTCATTGGCTGACGGAAACCTTACCTAAGCTTGCTCTGCTTGATTCAATCGCGTTGTTTGATCGAACACCATTGTTGATTGACGATCATCTGCATCCCAATATTATTCAATCTCTCAATTTGCTTAATAAGAAAAATAGACAAGTGATTACTGTTAGTAAGTGGGCACCAGTTACTGTCAACCAGTTGATTGCAATCTCAAACCCTGGTTACGAACGTTATGCGTCAAATGGGCTTTTAAGCAAAGAGCCCGAACCTTATGTTAATAAGTTTTCTGCTTATGCACTTAAACTACTTAGAGAGTCTATTATCAATGCACTCTTGGAGCTTAAAAATTCCGGACAGTCGCATTCGGATCTTGTTTATTTGGCTAGGAGCCACTCTAGTAAAAATCTAAGGCAAATTATTAATGCTACTGAGTTAGAGGCATTTCTGGATGCACAACATGTACAAAGAGTTGAATCTGACCATTTAACATTTATTCAACAAGTTCAAGCGTGTATGTCAGCAAAATTAATTGTTTCACCTATCGGAGCCGCACTTACAAATATGATTTTCGCTCCAACTGGATGCAAGATTATTTGCCTGTCTCCTTATTATGATGATGCAAATTATTTTTACTATGCTAATTTGGCGGCAACCTTAGGTCATGAGATTCATTTTGTTTTGGGCCAACAAGCGCCAACCGATAAACATCCAATGCATAAAGACTACTCTATCAATGTTGAATTACTAAAACCGTATTTTTAA
- a CDS encoding DegT/DnrJ/EryC1/StrS family aminotransferase: MQVPFLDLKRVNESFGIELEEAFKRVHQSGWFIQGKELELFESEFADYSEVSHCVGVGNGLEAIHLLLKAYGIGPGDEVIVPSNTFIATWLAVTECGAIPVPAEPDPKTHNISIHAIEAALTPKTVAIIPVHLYGQPADMDPILALADKYGLVVIEDAAQAQGAKYKGRRIGGLGHAGATSFYPGKNLGALGDGGAVLTNDSEIAAKVRKLRNYGSKVKYQHDVLGYNSRLDELQAAFLRVKLRRLDDDNQVRKNIANHYSYCLSNSDLILPDVPDWADPVWHLYVIRTKNRDNLQQYLRSHGVETLVHYPIPPHQQECYATMKFKPLPIAEQFAEQVLSLPISSVICDTDLNYVVSLLKDFRA; the protein is encoded by the coding sequence ATGCAAGTCCCATTTCTTGATTTAAAGAGAGTGAATGAATCTTTCGGTATTGAATTGGAAGAGGCGTTTAAGCGTGTGCATCAATCTGGTTGGTTCATCCAAGGTAAAGAGCTTGAGCTTTTCGAATCAGAGTTCGCCGATTATAGTGAAGTAAGTCATTGCGTAGGTGTTGGTAATGGTCTTGAGGCTATTCATTTACTATTGAAAGCCTATGGAATTGGACCTGGTGATGAAGTAATCGTACCTTCTAACACTTTTATTGCCACTTGGTTGGCTGTAACAGAGTGTGGTGCAATCCCTGTACCCGCTGAACCAGACCCAAAAACGCATAACATTTCGATTCATGCCATTGAAGCTGCTCTTACGCCAAAAACTGTTGCAATTATTCCAGTACATTTATATGGTCAACCTGCGGACATGGATCCAATTCTCGCATTGGCCGATAAATATGGTCTAGTTGTCATTGAAGATGCTGCACAAGCTCAAGGGGCTAAATACAAAGGTAGGCGCATTGGTGGTTTAGGACATGCTGGCGCCACTAGCTTTTATCCCGGTAAGAATTTAGGTGCTTTAGGTGATGGTGGTGCGGTGTTAACTAATGACTCTGAAATTGCAGCCAAAGTACGCAAATTGAGAAATTACGGCTCAAAAGTAAAGTATCAACACGATGTACTCGGCTACAATAGCCGATTGGACGAGCTTCAAGCAGCTTTTCTTAGAGTTAAATTAAGAAGACTAGACGATGATAATCAGGTACGGAAAAACATTGCTAATCACTACTCTTATTGTCTCTCAAATTCTGATTTGATATTGCCTGATGTCCCGGATTGGGCAGATCCAGTGTGGCATCTTTATGTGATTAGAACTAAAAATAGAGACAACTTACAACAATACTTACGAAGTCATGGTGTTGAAACTCTCGTTCATTATCCAATACCACCGCATCAACAAGAGTGTTATGCAACTATGAAGTTCAAACCTTTGCCTATTGCAGAGCAATTTGCCGAGCAGGTTTTAAGTTTACCTATATCTTCCGTGATTTGTGATACAGACCTAAACTATGTTGTTAGTTTGTTAAAAGATTTTAGAGCGTAA
- a CDS encoding Gfo/Idh/MocA family protein — translation MAFLGGAFDSAVGRSHRIAIEMDQCFELVAGCFSRNDKKNRDSAIKYGVNPERAHKNVHDLIAYESSNLDCVIILTPQDQHLEHLKICLEAGIPVICEKALVCTSTEAEHIQRLLENRKGFLAVTYNYTGYPMVRELKNMVDSGMLGAIQQIHIEMPQEGFARLTTDGNPMTPQSWRLHDGSIPTISLDLGVHLHMMVRFLTGQKPEELVAISASRGNFPEVADNVNCLVKYSNNIDCSIWYSKTAFGYRNGQRFRVFGDLGSAEWVQENPEYLSFADNSGGKYILDRTSNFSKVANQARYQRFKAGHPAGFIEAFANYYFDIAESLRSYLQDSKRQNHEFVFGVKESVEGLKMLEAISRSAVNKKWEVIK, via the coding sequence GTGGCATTTTTAGGGGGGGCATTTGATTCCGCCGTCGGCAGATCCCACAGAATTGCCATCGAAATGGATCAATGTTTTGAGCTTGTAGCAGGATGCTTTAGTCGAAATGATAAAAAAAATCGTGATTCAGCAATCAAGTATGGAGTAAATCCAGAGCGTGCTCATAAGAACGTACACGATTTAATAGCGTATGAGTCGAGCAATCTTGACTGTGTAATTATTTTGACTCCTCAAGATCAGCATTTGGAGCATTTAAAAATATGTCTCGAAGCTGGAATCCCAGTAATTTGTGAAAAAGCTCTGGTTTGCACTTCCACTGAAGCTGAACATATTCAGAGACTTCTTGAAAATCGGAAAGGGTTTTTGGCAGTTACCTACAACTACACAGGATACCCCATGGTGCGTGAATTAAAAAACATGGTCGATTCTGGAATGTTAGGTGCGATACAACAAATTCATATTGAAATGCCTCAAGAGGGTTTTGCACGACTAACCACCGATGGGAACCCAATGACACCCCAATCATGGAGGTTACATGATGGCTCTATTCCGACTATCTCATTAGATTTAGGAGTTCACTTACACATGATGGTTAGATTTTTAACTGGTCAAAAACCTGAAGAACTTGTTGCCATCAGTGCCTCTCGAGGTAATTTTCCGGAAGTCGCAGATAACGTAAATTGTCTCGTCAAATATTCAAACAACATAGACTGCAGTATTTGGTATAGCAAAACAGCGTTTGGGTACAGAAATGGTCAGAGATTTAGGGTGTTTGGTGACCTTGGGTCGGCTGAATGGGTTCAGGAAAATCCTGAATACCTATCCTTTGCGGATAACTCTGGCGGAAAATATATTTTGGATCGTACAAGTAACTTTAGCAAAGTTGCTAATCAAGCACGATATCAACGCTTTAAGGCAGGACATCCGGCTGGTTTTATAGAGGCCTTCGCAAATTACTATTTTGATATCGCAGAAAGCTTGAGATCATATCTTCAAGATTCAAAAAGGCAAAATCATGAGTTTGTTTTTGGAGTTAAGGAGTCAGTTGAGGGCCTTAAAATGTTGGAAGCAATATCACGGTCTGCAGTCAATAAAAAATGGGAAGTTATTAAATGA
- a CDS encoding UvrD-helicase domain-containing protein — protein sequence MQHLLNPPQREAIHYLDGPLLVLAGAGSGKTRVITQKIAYLINQAGFKANQIAAITFTNKAAREMQERVTPLLEGKSGKGLTVTTFHSMGLQILRQEAALLGYKPQFSILDASDSFKILSDLLATTDKQLLRKTQWQISGWKNAFVSPDQAKALADEEMAHAAARVYQLYQQTLRAYQAVDFDDLIKVPVELFEQHHETLEKWQRKLHYLLIDEYQDTNACQYKLIKQLTGLRGQFTAVGDDDQAIYGWRGADVENLRQLTTDFSNLKVIKLEQNYRSTVRILRAANQVIANNPKLFEKKLWSELGTGDLLHVTATQSEEHEAETVVMKLQAHKFEHRTTYKDYAILYRSNHQARIIEKFLRNHKIPYTISGGSSFFDKAEIKDIISYLRLIANEDDDPAFIRAATTPKKGIGNTTLERLGEFASAHKMSLFAAAFEGGFQHDIGAKQLDDLLTFCRYIQTLQGRAVKDPANEVINDLLNAIQYETYLYDGEEARAAETRWGNVMEFVAWLSKKGEGSTEYGNESDGKNLLELTQLVSLITMLEGREDGEPDAVKLSTLHASKGLEYGHVFLIGCEEGILPHTNSIDADQIEEERRLMYVGITRAQKSLNITWCKKRKRGGEMQACEPSRFIGELPKDDVKHFGNPFNGPDQVLSKDYGKSKMANIKAMLQNKQNIKVD from the coding sequence ATGCAGCATCTTCTAAATCCTCCGCAGCGCGAAGCTATCCATTATCTCGATGGCCCCCTTTTGGTATTGGCCGGTGCCGGCAGCGGCAAAACCCGCGTCATTACGCAAAAAATCGCCTATCTGATAAACCAGGCTGGGTTTAAAGCAAACCAAATTGCGGCAATCACCTTTACCAATAAAGCCGCGCGCGAGATGCAAGAACGTGTGACGCCACTGTTAGAGGGCAAAAGTGGCAAAGGGCTGACTGTCACCACATTCCACTCAATGGGCTTGCAGATCCTGCGCCAAGAAGCCGCCCTGCTTGGCTACAAACCGCAATTTTCGATTCTCGATGCCTCTGATAGCTTTAAAATTCTGAGCGACCTGTTGGCGACTACCGACAAGCAGTTGCTGCGCAAAACGCAATGGCAAATCTCTGGCTGGAAAAACGCTTTTGTCAGTCCGGATCAAGCAAAAGCACTCGCAGATGAAGAAATGGCCCATGCCGCTGCACGGGTTTACCAACTCTATCAGCAAACCTTGCGCGCCTATCAAGCCGTTGATTTTGATGACTTAATCAAAGTCCCTGTCGAATTGTTTGAACAACACCATGAGACGTTGGAAAAATGGCAGCGCAAACTGCACTACCTTCTGATCGACGAATACCAAGACACCAATGCCTGCCAGTACAAATTGATCAAGCAATTGACTGGCCTACGCGGGCAATTTACCGCAGTGGGAGATGATGACCAGGCCATTTACGGCTGGCGTGGTGCCGATGTAGAAAACCTGCGTCAGCTCACCACCGACTTTTCCAACCTAAAAGTCATCAAGCTTGAACAAAATTATCGCTCCACCGTGCGTATCTTGCGCGCGGCCAACCAAGTGATCGCCAATAATCCCAAGTTATTCGAGAAAAAACTGTGGAGCGAACTCGGCACGGGGGATCTGTTGCATGTCACGGCCACCCAAAGTGAAGAGCATGAGGCCGAAACCGTGGTCATGAAGTTGCAAGCACATAAATTCGAGCATCGCACCACCTATAAAGACTACGCGATACTTTACCGCAGCAACCATCAAGCGCGCATCATTGAAAAATTTCTGCGTAACCACAAAATCCCCTACACCATCTCTGGCGGCTCCTCGTTTTTTGACAAAGCTGAAATTAAAGACATCATTAGCTACCTGCGATTAATTGCCAATGAAGATGATGATCCAGCATTTATCCGCGCTGCCACCACGCCCAAAAAAGGCATCGGTAACACCACGCTAGAACGCCTGGGCGAATTCGCCAGCGCCCACAAAATGTCCCTGTTTGCTGCCGCGTTTGAAGGCGGCTTTCAACATGACATTGGCGCCAAACAGCTAGACGACCTGCTCACCTTCTGCCGCTATATTCAAACGCTGCAAGGCCGCGCGGTCAAAGACCCAGCGAATGAAGTGATCAACGATTTACTCAACGCCATTCAATACGAAACCTATTTGTATGACGGCGAAGAAGCACGCGCCGCCGAAACACGCTGGGGAAATGTCATGGAATTTGTCGCTTGGCTCAGCAAAAAAGGCGAAGGCTCTACCGAATACGGCAATGAATCTGATGGCAAAAATCTGCTCGAGCTGACACAACTCGTGTCACTCATCACCATGCTAGAAGGCCGCGAAGACGGCGAACCGGACGCGGTCAAGCTCTCCACCCTGCACGCCTCCAAAGGCCTGGAATACGGCCATGTGTTTTTAATCGGCTGTGAAGAAGGCATTTTGCCGCATACCAACTCCATTGATGCTGATCAAATTGAAGAAGAGCGTCGCCTCATGTATGTTGGCATCACCCGCGCCCAAAAATCACTCAACATCACCTGGTGCAAAAAACGCAAACGCGGCGGTGAAATGCAAGCCTGCGAACCCAGCCGCTTTATCGGCGAACTGCCCAAAGACGACGTCAAACACTTTGGCAACCCGTTTAACGGCCCGGATCAGGTATTAAGCAAAGACTATGGCAAAAGCAAAATGGCGAATATCAAGGCGATGCTGCAAAACAAACAAAACATAAAAGTAGATTAA
- a CDS encoding glycosyltransferase family protein, with product MVVELCNQLLRHPEIAQVILTLNVEETVVFPVSKKILLIRNTTPKGFASNHNAAFLKCKTKYFVVLNPDVELCSGIFSELTACMLMANAKLIAPLVTSSTGQIEDSVRHFPTVINLIMKAFGKDISRYPVYLDKDYIYPDWVAGMFMMFDSVSFAAVGGFDEAFFLYYEDVDICLRFWKSQYPIAVSQRNRIVHNAHRESRKKIRFMIWHLSSLIRYFYKHVFRLPIASYVRSKN from the coding sequence ATGGTGGTCGAATTATGCAATCAATTATTAAGGCATCCAGAAATCGCTCAAGTGATTTTAACCTTGAACGTGGAGGAGACTGTTGTATTTCCAGTTAGTAAGAAAATCCTACTTATCCGTAATACAACTCCAAAAGGGTTTGCATCCAACCACAATGCAGCTTTCCTCAAATGTAAAACTAAATATTTTGTAGTTTTAAATCCAGATGTCGAATTGTGCTCTGGGATTTTTAGTGAGTTAACCGCATGTATGTTAATGGCAAACGCAAAGTTAATTGCCCCACTCGTTACATCTTCAACGGGTCAGATTGAAGATAGTGTTCGTCACTTCCCTACGGTAATAAATTTAATAATGAAGGCATTCGGCAAGGATATTAGTCGTTATCCTGTATATCTAGACAAAGACTACATATATCCGGATTGGGTGGCTGGGATGTTTATGATGTTTGATTCAGTCTCATTTGCTGCTGTTGGAGGTTTTGATGAAGCATTTTTTCTTTATTATGAAGACGTGGATATTTGTCTGCGCTTCTGGAAAAGCCAGTATCCTATTGCTGTCAGTCAGCGAAATCGAATTGTTCATAATGCTCATAGAGAGAGTAGAAAAAAAATTCGTTTCATGATTTGGCATTTATCCAGTTTAATCAGGTATTTTTATAAACACGTATTCCGACTTCCAATTGCGTCATATGTTAGATCAAAAAACTAG